One Bdellovibrio bacteriovorus str. Tiberius DNA segment encodes these proteins:
- a CDS encoding fibronectin type III domain-containing protein, with translation MKLGSAFILLMISFWTSMVLAAPYRRLVNFEWEAIENAKSYEIELKQVKSSKEEDAKTFTFKVSEAAWNGRLTPGKYMMKLRSRDYRGVPGDWSEPSEFNVGLETAVLKFPGARVKMATKETDSTSLEFKWAPVGGADQYHFVLTSDDGKTQITETLKDPSFKVKVPVASHYTWKVSSSNNEGITSDATAVGQFTLLGKPIENPRIEKPESDFVRELKWSRPDHVSSYDVYLLKYNTADKKWEKLKVYENYQQDTLPFDDNLPGGKYQVVVRAKSDLRPSAPLAKQSFSVRSGDRSPAAEYTALVRKSIERVTGWYAVASYLITEMSYQGVNPEKNSSVAYKALGGTGRLGVGWFAPHTPWGFLGIIDMSGFTFNGKTQTFASAEANAVYRRAVGDRGEVRFQAGPYYKELPETVGDPFSGSSEDMKISSAGPHFGAEYWYSLTPKLGIQVNAHLYMSLMKISTPNGEPMEPKMSTQFGFLGSYRFTPRFTGLIGYAMREDKMSYKAKTGTDSFASDGDVNESTIIGNYLNVFAEWSF, from the coding sequence ATGAAGTTAGGCAGTGCGTTCATTTTATTAATGATCTCTTTCTGGACCTCGATGGTTCTGGCGGCGCCGTATCGCCGTCTGGTGAACTTCGAGTGGGAGGCCATTGAGAACGCCAAGTCCTACGAAATCGAACTGAAACAGGTTAAATCCAGCAAAGAAGAAGACGCCAAGACCTTCACTTTCAAAGTTTCCGAAGCTGCCTGGAATGGTCGACTGACGCCGGGCAAGTACATGATGAAACTGCGCTCACGTGACTATCGTGGTGTTCCGGGTGACTGGAGTGAACCAAGCGAATTCAACGTGGGCCTTGAAACGGCCGTGCTGAAGTTCCCAGGGGCCCGTGTTAAAATGGCCACGAAAGAAACCGACAGCACGTCACTGGAGTTCAAATGGGCCCCGGTGGGTGGTGCGGATCAATATCACTTTGTGCTGACATCTGATGACGGCAAAACCCAGATCACCGAAACTTTGAAGGATCCGTCCTTTAAAGTGAAAGTGCCGGTGGCTTCGCACTATACGTGGAAAGTTTCATCCAGCAACAACGAAGGCATCACCAGTGATGCCACCGCCGTGGGTCAGTTCACCCTGCTGGGGAAACCCATTGAAAATCCGCGCATTGAAAAGCCGGAAAGCGATTTCGTGCGTGAACTGAAATGGTCCCGTCCGGATCATGTTTCCAGCTATGACGTTTATCTTTTGAAATACAACACCGCTGATAAAAAATGGGAAAAGCTGAAAGTCTATGAAAACTATCAGCAGGACACCCTGCCATTTGATGACAATCTGCCGGGTGGAAAATATCAGGTTGTGGTTCGTGCCAAATCGGACCTGCGCCCGTCAGCTCCGCTGGCGAAACAATCCTTCTCGGTGCGCAGCGGGGATCGTTCTCCGGCGGCGGAATACACTGCTTTGGTTCGTAAATCCATCGAACGCGTCACTGGCTGGTATGCGGTGGCAAGTTATCTGATCACGGAAATGTCCTATCAGGGTGTGAACCCGGAAAAGAACTCTTCAGTGGCTTACAAAGCCCTGGGTGGTACGGGCCGTTTGGGCGTGGGCTGGTTTGCACCGCACACCCCATGGGGCTTCCTGGGAATCATCGACATGAGCGGTTTCACCTTCAACGGAAAAACCCAGACATTTGCTTCAGCTGAAGCCAACGCCGTCTATCGTCGTGCCGTCGGTGACCGCGGCGAAGTTCGGTTCCAGGCCGGTCCTTACTATAAAGAACTTCCTGAAACTGTGGGTGATCCCTTCTCTGGCTCTTCAGAAGACATGAAAATCAGTTCTGCCGGTCCGCATTTTGGTGCGGAATACTGGTATTCACTGACTCCAAAGCTGGGCATTCAGGTGAATGCGCATCTTTATATGTCCCTGATGAAAATCAGCACACCCAACGGTGAACCGATGGAACCCAAGATGTCGACTCAATTCGGCTTCCTGGGAAGTTATCGCTTCACTCCTCGTTTTACAGGTTTGATTGGCTATGCCATGCGTGAAGACAAGATGTCCTACAAGGCGAAAACCGGAACGGACAGCTTTGCCTCTGACGGAGACGTCAACGAGTCGACCATTATTGGTAACTATCTAAACGTCTTTGCCGAGTGGAGCTTCTGA
- the greB gene encoding transcription elongation factor GreB, whose translation MDNNKNYITPEGLAKLKAEYHALMHVERPKLVEVVAWAASNGDRSENADYQYGKRRLREIDRRVHFLTKRIEDAELVDPKQMKGTTVLFSATVTLANEEGDEVVYQIVGEDEFDPKAGKISWKSPVARALLGKKLGDEVRIVKPAGEEFVTIENVEFK comes from the coding sequence ATGGATAACAACAAGAACTACATCACCCCCGAAGGTCTGGCTAAATTGAAGGCGGAATACCACGCGTTGATGCATGTGGAGCGTCCTAAATTGGTGGAAGTCGTTGCGTGGGCTGCCAGCAACGGGGACCGTTCGGAAAATGCGGACTATCAGTATGGCAAACGTCGTTTGCGCGAAATTGACCGTCGCGTGCATTTTCTGACCAAACGAATCGAAGACGCTGAGCTTGTTGATCCAAAGCAGATGAAGGGCACAACGGTGCTATTCAGTGCCACAGTCACATTGGCCAATGAAGAGGGTGATGAAGTTGTGTATCAGATCGTTGGTGAAGACGAGTTTGATCCGAAGGCGGGCAAGATCTCGTGGAAGTCCCCTGTGGCGCGCGCGCTTCTTGGAAAAAAATTAGGAGATGAGGTTCGAATCGTCAAACCTGCTGGCGAAGAGTTCGTAACTATTGAGAACGTGGAGTTTAAGTAA
- a CDS encoding DUF3465 domain-containing protein: MKLITKISIYLFAFAVVFAHVETVEAKRRGNREESWDQNRQSEDSSYEQSASLDESASDSDLVRAVNDRRREDFVEGGSLTVVKILPDDSSGLEHQKWVVRLSNGELMQAVYNLDMCPRVPLKVGDVIAMGGQFIWTNKGGLLHWLHHDPRGRRPDGYVYVNGQYYCKE; this comes from the coding sequence ATGAAACTTATCACTAAGATCAGCATCTATCTTTTCGCATTCGCCGTTGTTTTTGCCCACGTTGAAACCGTTGAAGCCAAGCGCCGCGGCAATCGTGAGGAATCCTGGGATCAGAACCGCCAGAGCGAAGACTCTAGTTACGAACAAAGCGCATCTTTGGATGAATCTGCCAGTGATTCCGATCTGGTGCGTGCGGTGAATGATCGCCGTCGTGAAGACTTTGTTGAAGGTGGCAGCCTGACAGTTGTTAAGATCCTGCCGGACGACAGCAGTGGTTTAGAGCATCAAAAGTGGGTGGTTCGTCTTTCCAATGGCGAGCTTATGCAGGCTGTGTATAATCTTGATATGTGCCCACGTGTCCCACTGAAGGTGGGGGACGTTATTGCCATGGGCGGGCAATTTATCTGGACCAATAAGGGTGGACTGCTTCACTGGCTTCACCATGATCCCCGCGGCAGACGCCCGGATGGATACGTGTACGTGAACGGGCAGTACTACTGTAAGGAGTAA
- a CDS encoding YheT family hydrolase: MQRLNLIPCAAPFWADSGHGQTLWAHFLKSAELSHFGKKFEVDLPDGDRLFCSWIEGHTNLVVSLFHGLSGDVTSDYMQRTALICQQLGHSVVLVNHRGAGEGAPFAKRPYHSGSAEDVSVVLGQLRQMFPNKKHISVGYSLSGNIMLCLLGGYGGKNKPDGAITVNAPLNLQSGSLLLKSGFNRVYDMRFVLRLRKLVEEKHRMGLITEKYEIPKWATVWDMDQIYTAPASGFASREDYYQRCSSIQYVAGIDVPTYTLTSADDPFVDVGDYLRAPFSKHVQLHIEKRGGHMGYLHRQSLPIGGTRWLDYYLHEALRGLESTLSEKVPALAPK, encoded by the coding sequence TTGCAACGACTGAACCTGATTCCATGTGCAGCGCCTTTTTGGGCCGACAGCGGTCACGGTCAGACATTGTGGGCGCACTTTTTAAAGTCCGCTGAGCTATCACATTTTGGTAAAAAATTTGAAGTCGATCTTCCTGACGGGGATCGACTTTTTTGTTCCTGGATCGAAGGTCACACCAATCTGGTGGTCAGCCTTTTCCATGGTCTTTCCGGGGATGTCACATCGGACTATATGCAAAGAACCGCGTTGATCTGTCAGCAACTGGGGCATTCCGTTGTGCTGGTCAATCACCGTGGCGCGGGTGAAGGCGCTCCTTTCGCCAAACGACCGTACCATTCCGGCAGTGCCGAGGACGTGTCCGTGGTGCTGGGGCAGCTTCGTCAGATGTTCCCGAATAAAAAGCACATTTCTGTCGGGTACTCTTTAAGCGGTAACATCATGCTGTGTCTGCTGGGCGGGTACGGCGGCAAGAACAAGCCTGACGGGGCAATCACGGTCAATGCACCGTTGAATCTGCAATCAGGTTCTTTGCTATTGAAATCCGGATTTAACCGCGTCTATGACATGCGTTTTGTTCTGCGCCTGCGCAAGCTGGTGGAAGAAAAACACCGCATGGGGCTGATCACTGAAAAATATGAAATTCCCAAGTGGGCCACAGTCTGGGATATGGATCAGATTTACACGGCTCCAGCATCGGGATTTGCCAGCCGCGAGGACTATTATCAGCGCTGTTCTTCGATTCAGTATGTTGCAGGCATTGATGTGCCGACGTACACGCTGACTTCGGCCGATGATCCGTTTGTGGATGTTGGCGACTATTTGCGCGCGCCATTCTCAAAGCATGTGCAATTGCATATTGAAAAGCGCGGTGGCCATATGGGCTATCTGCATCGCCAGTCATTGCCGATTGGTGGTACGCGCTGGCTGGATTATTATCTGCACGAGGCTTTACGAGGTCTTGAAAGCACACTCAGTGAAAAGGTTCCAGCGCTGGCGCCAAAGTGA
- a CDS encoding flippase activity-associated protein Agl23, which yields MKSFKVTNFSHAAFWAGLFLLALISRFALLTNKPIHFDESINGWFVMQMSKLGYYKYDPNNYHGPMYFYVLQGFEALWGRSLETLRAVPALFSVLSVIILAWGALRPKAVNMVMAVLVLLSPAFIFFGRSGIHEMPFVFFQLVAGMGILRWIGRQDEKALGLFLIGLWGMMALKETFVITMFAWVVAFLTLGWSHLRTMFSLETIRLAWSGRLTVLTVLLLLIFLQLFTGFYQNLGGIVDFFKSVLPWLKTGVHGHGHEKSAWYWLQVLYTAEPLVLFGGLLAVVGVFSKRKELRAVSVFSLVQLLVYSLIPYKTVWCVLSLVWGFYFVLAITLVNAFETRFLGRHVLAGVALVLAAVGLRSVWISVYQRPIDLTHPYVYVNSTYELVQVSDLITKNILEKPSLAQQRMQVGMKEQWPWPWLLRYANNLSYELCSKRVQENAAVYFCDYGVADPLELLLNEPYWKLEVVFRQSREPSLIYLRKADFDMTDYKGPMQSVGPKLEESP from the coding sequence ATGAAATCTTTCAAGGTCACGAACTTCTCTCATGCGGCTTTCTGGGCGGGGCTTTTCCTGCTGGCTTTGATCAGTCGTTTTGCTCTTTTGACCAACAAACCCATTCACTTTGACGAAAGCATCAACGGCTGGTTCGTGATGCAGATGTCAAAGCTGGGGTATTACAAGTACGATCCCAACAATTATCACGGCCCGATGTATTTCTATGTGCTGCAGGGCTTTGAAGCCTTGTGGGGCCGCAGTCTGGAGACCCTGCGGGCGGTGCCGGCCCTGTTCAGTGTGCTGAGTGTGATTATTCTGGCGTGGGGAGCTTTGCGGCCCAAAGCGGTGAACATGGTGATGGCGGTGCTGGTTTTGCTCAGCCCGGCCTTTATTTTCTTTGGCCGCTCCGGGATTCATGAAATGCCGTTTGTGTTCTTCCAGCTGGTCGCTGGCATGGGAATCTTGCGCTGGATTGGCCGTCAGGATGAAAAAGCCCTGGGCCTTTTCCTGATCGGGCTGTGGGGCATGATGGCCCTGAAAGAAACTTTCGTGATCACCATGTTTGCCTGGGTGGTGGCCTTTTTGACGCTGGGCTGGAGCCACCTGCGCACGATGTTTTCCCTGGAAACAATTCGTCTTGCGTGGAGCGGCCGGTTGACGGTGCTGACTGTGTTGCTGCTTTTGATTTTCCTGCAACTGTTCACCGGCTTTTACCAGAATCTTGGGGGCATTGTTGATTTCTTCAAATCCGTGCTGCCGTGGCTGAAAACAGGAGTCCATGGTCATGGTCACGAAAAAAGCGCGTGGTACTGGCTGCAGGTGCTTTACACGGCAGAGCCTTTGGTTCTGTTCGGGGGACTGCTGGCCGTTGTCGGCGTTTTCTCCAAGCGCAAAGAATTGCGCGCAGTCAGTGTGTTTTCTTTGGTACAGCTGCTGGTGTATTCGTTGATTCCTTATAAGACCGTGTGGTGTGTGCTGTCACTGGTATGGGGTTTCTATTTTGTCCTGGCGATAACGCTGGTGAACGCTTTTGAAACCCGTTTTCTGGGACGTCACGTACTGGCTGGTGTGGCGCTGGTATTGGCGGCTGTGGGGCTTCGCAGTGTCTGGATTTCCGTTTATCAAAGACCCATTGATTTGACGCATCCTTATGTTTACGTCAATTCCACCTATGAGCTGGTGCAGGTTTCTGACCTTATCACCAAAAATATTCTGGAAAAACCTTCGTTGGCCCAACAAAGAATGCAAGTCGGCATGAAAGAACAGTGGCCATGGCCGTGGCTTTTGCGCTATGCAAATAATTTGTCGTATGAGCTTTGCAGCAAACGTGTTCAGGAAAATGCCGCTGTGTATTTCTGCGACTATGGGGTCGCAGACCCGCTGGAACTTTTGTTGAACGAACCTTATTGGAAGCTTGAAGTGGTCTTCCGCCAGTCGCGGGAACCTTCTTTGATTTATCTGCGCAAAGCTGATTTTGATATGACTGATTACAAAGGGCCTATGCAAAGCGTGGGGCCCAAGTTGGAGGAGTCTCCGTGA
- a CDS encoding transglycosylase SLT domain-containing protein — translation MIMAGGLLIGSAAFAQVQKVDVKKELPKDPVVDLYKIADAKKAVKLSPLSQLKDYEIHLKWAECARLAPQVFTSNKDLRGWVGVSWLHCLDESQKKVKDRAAVDRALTTMEAHKDLFRNGPWSANLEKYYLDFKMVQLEDQVTRKNKKAAVSIDALLSSAAVMNREQKSKAYQLLGDLAMLDNNYNEAQFFFEQAQDQKDSKYLQEKLDFIAKTKTTAMPPAKTATVAPEIAGDEAKIEERIRLAQKQNDPIAALKDSVQILNEYPGSRAARRLKDKPLEIYNSLSEKLVKVKALNEMEEADTARLMEWAHNMHRRADYSGSLSLALKALDKSPQAPSTTSALWIASRSAHFLGQYDKALELYKKLYTYHLGSDEAAEALFRASLIYFRKQDYASSSALLERLLQQGRDRYELNGQYWLVRSLQESKSERAHQAAADLIERYPFSYYGLRLRAESQKGKLSWPDNKDKAPALGNEFFVVGAQKNAWHRFKVLSEAGWVSEAQEELSSVPFLKDATLKVQLAEKLVERHQYVTAIRWINEAMEADPRLRREQFVKIGYPEAFASLYQAEAERYGVDAVLFKSLTRQESAFNLKAVSTSNALGLMQMIPPTAQEVSKKLGMKVELPDDMFRPEVNIPMGSFYVSQMLDQFQGSVPFALAAYNAGPYRMKLWIDARTEVSELLTKPSSAPVDELWFDELPWTETSFYVKAILRNVLLYRLSEKGQYEVNPVLWQDLLNKKAK, via the coding sequence ATGATCATGGCCGGTGGCCTTCTTATTGGAAGTGCGGCTTTCGCCCAAGTGCAAAAAGTGGATGTAAAAAAAGAGCTGCCGAAAGATCCGGTCGTGGATCTTTATAAGATCGCTGATGCAAAGAAAGCAGTGAAGCTTTCACCGCTTTCGCAGCTGAAAGATTATGAAATTCACCTGAAATGGGCCGAGTGTGCGCGTCTGGCGCCACAGGTATTCACAAGCAACAAGGATCTGCGCGGTTGGGTTGGTGTCAGCTGGCTGCATTGTCTGGACGAATCCCAGAAAAAGGTCAAAGACCGCGCGGCCGTGGATCGTGCACTGACCACAATGGAGGCGCACAAGGATCTTTTCCGCAATGGACCGTGGTCCGCAAATCTTGAGAAATATTATCTGGATTTCAAGATGGTGCAGCTGGAAGATCAGGTGACCCGCAAGAATAAAAAAGCCGCGGTCAGCATTGATGCTTTGTTGTCCAGTGCAGCGGTGATGAATCGCGAACAGAAATCCAAGGCTTATCAACTGCTGGGTGATCTGGCGATGCTTGATAATAACTATAACGAAGCGCAGTTCTTCTTTGAACAGGCGCAGGATCAAAAAGATTCCAAATATCTTCAGGAAAAACTGGATTTCATTGCCAAAACAAAAACGACGGCGATGCCGCCAGCAAAGACGGCCACCGTGGCGCCGGAAATCGCCGGGGATGAAGCCAAGATTGAAGAGCGCATTCGTCTGGCGCAAAAGCAGAACGATCCGATCGCGGCCTTAAAAGACAGTGTGCAGATTCTGAATGAATATCCGGGCAGCCGCGCCGCGCGCCGCCTGAAAGACAAGCCGTTGGAGATTTACAATTCTCTTAGCGAAAAGCTGGTCAAGGTCAAAGCTCTGAATGAAATGGAAGAAGCCGACACCGCCCGCTTGATGGAATGGGCGCACAACATGCATCGTCGTGCGGATTATTCGGGTTCATTGTCGTTAGCACTGAAGGCCCTGGATAAGAGTCCCCAGGCGCCATCCACGACATCGGCTCTTTGGATTGCCAGTCGCTCGGCGCATTTCCTGGGTCAGTATGACAAAGCGCTGGAGCTTTATAAAAAACTGTACACTTATCATCTGGGTTCGGATGAAGCCGCTGAAGCGCTGTTCCGCGCAAGTTTGATTTATTTCCGCAAGCAGGACTATGCAAGCTCTTCCGCATTGTTGGAGCGCCTGTTGCAGCAGGGGCGGGATCGTTATGAGTTGAACGGGCAGTACTGGCTTGTGCGCTCTTTGCAGGAAAGCAAGTCCGAGCGTGCGCACCAGGCTGCGGCAGATTTGATCGAACGCTATCCGTTTTCTTATTATGGTCTGCGCCTGCGCGCGGAATCGCAAAAAGGCAAACTGTCCTGGCCGGATAATAAAGACAAGGCTCCGGCGCTGGGGAATGAATTCTTTGTGGTGGGCGCGCAAAAAAATGCGTGGCACCGTTTCAAGGTTTTGTCCGAAGCCGGTTGGGTGAGCGAAGCGCAGGAAGAATTGTCGTCTGTGCCATTCTTAAAAGATGCCACGTTGAAAGTGCAACTGGCAGAAAAACTGGTGGAGCGTCATCAGTACGTGACAGCAATACGCTGGATCAACGAAGCCATGGAAGCTGACCCACGTCTGCGTCGCGAGCAATTTGTAAAGATCGGATACCCGGAAGCCTTCGCCAGTCTGTATCAAGCTGAGGCGGAACGTTATGGCGTCGACGCGGTTTTGTTTAAAAGTCTGACCCGTCAGGAAAGTGCCTTCAATCTGAAGGCGGTCTCGACCTCGAATGCTCTGGGGTTGATGCAGATGATTCCACCGACAGCTCAAGAGGTGTCCAAAAAACTGGGCATGAAAGTGGAGCTTCCCGACGACATGTTCCGTCCTGAAGTGAACATCCCGATGGGCTCTTTCTATGTATCCCAGATGTTAGACCAGTTCCAGGGCAGCGTTCCTTTCGCTCTGGCGGCATATAACGCAGGACCCTATCGGATGAAGTTGTGGATCGATGCAAGAACTGAGGTCAGCGAACTACTTACCAAACCCAGCTCGGCTCCGGTGGATGAACTGTGGTTTGACGAGCTGCCATGGACGGAAACGAGCTTTTATGTGAAGGCCATTCTGCGCAACGTCCTGCTGTATCGACTCTCTGAGAAGGGCCAATACGAGGTAAATCCCGTCTTATGGCAGGATTTGCTCAACAAAAAGGCAAAATAA
- a CDS encoding LysM peptidoglycan-binding domain-containing protein, protein MRRLLTLSLVLAFVSGCAHKDLGTKAGRTATNSEGDLKDIGSFRLSDPEGPKVVDQELESIPTEVNPLVEKWIAYFQGRGRPHMERYLARSTRYEKLMKKVLRDNGLPEDLFYIALIESGFSSRATSHASAVGYWQFIRGTGKRYGLDINAFVDERRDPVFATQAAAEYFKGLYSVFGSWYLAMASYNVGENRVKREVMNHYTRDFWELARKKRLPAETINYVPKFIAAKMIGKDPAKYGFDDIDYLPPIEFDHITVSQPVNLRQMADKLNLNYEDFKALNPKFKGEVAILKGSDLILRIPPGTAEQSKVAASESFVSRVQFVADTGDTQTYRIRHGDTLSTVARRYRTTVAFLRDLNDLPRRKPLRVGMRIQVPDRTPLKDRSQSRSMVAKKSAVEAPRNTVTVSSDGRYYIVQSGDSLFTIARKYSTSVSELQRMNNIRRGRTLKVGMKLKVPTPGSSSAREVATEVAQSKKTKSKVHVVRRGENLSVIAAKYNVAVSDIKEKNNIRNPASLMVGARIVIPSEVKQ, encoded by the coding sequence ATGAGGAGACTTTTAACATTGAGTTTGGTCCTGGCCTTTGTGTCAGGTTGTGCTCATAAGGATTTGGGCACGAAAGCTGGCAGAACAGCGACCAACAGTGAAGGGGATTTGAAGGACATTGGCTCGTTCCGTTTGTCTGACCCCGAAGGCCCCAAGGTGGTGGATCAGGAATTGGAATCCATCCCTACTGAAGTTAACCCCCTAGTTGAAAAATGGATTGCCTACTTCCAGGGTCGCGGTCGCCCGCACATGGAACGTTACCTTGCAAGATCCACTCGTTACGAAAAACTGATGAAAAAAGTTTTGCGTGATAATGGACTTCCTGAAGATCTGTTTTACATCGCTTTGATCGAATCCGGATTTAGCTCTCGCGCGACTTCACACGCTTCGGCGGTGGGGTACTGGCAGTTCATCCGCGGTACCGGTAAACGTTATGGTCTGGACATCAATGCTTTCGTGGATGAACGTCGTGACCCGGTCTTTGCAACTCAGGCTGCGGCCGAGTACTTCAAAGGTCTTTATAGCGTGTTCGGTTCCTGGTATCTGGCGATGGCTTCCTATAACGTGGGTGAAAATCGCGTAAAACGTGAAGTGATGAATCACTACACCCGTGACTTCTGGGAGCTGGCTCGTAAAAAACGCCTGCCAGCTGAAACCATCAACTACGTGCCAAAATTCATCGCGGCTAAAATGATCGGTAAAGATCCGGCGAAGTATGGATTCGATGACATCGATTATCTTCCGCCGATCGAGTTCGATCACATCACCGTTTCCCAGCCAGTGAACCTGCGTCAGATGGCGGATAAATTGAACCTGAACTATGAGGACTTCAAAGCGTTGAATCCAAAGTTCAAGGGTGAAGTGGCGATCCTGAAAGGCAGCGACCTGATTCTGCGCATTCCTCCGGGCACGGCAGAACAGTCCAAAGTGGCTGCTTCCGAAAGTTTTGTTTCCCGCGTTCAGTTCGTAGCTGACACCGGAGACACCCAGACTTACCGCATTCGTCATGGCGACACGTTGAGCACAGTGGCTCGTCGTTACCGCACCACGGTGGCGTTCCTGCGTGATCTGAATGATCTGCCTCGCCGCAAGCCATTGCGCGTGGGTATGCGTATTCAGGTGCCGGACCGCACTCCGCTGAAAGATCGTTCCCAGTCTCGTTCTATGGTGGCTAAAAAATCCGCGGTGGAAGCTCCAAGAAATACGGTGACTGTCAGTTCGGATGGTCGTTATTACATCGTTCAGTCCGGGGACTCTTTGTTCACGATTGCACGCAAGTATTCCACCAGCGTTTCTGAGCTTCAGCGCATGAACAACATCCGCCGTGGCCGTACACTGAAAGTGGGCATGAAACTGAAAGTTCCAACTCCGGGCAGTTCTTCTGCTCGTGAAGTGGCTACTGAAGTGGCTCAAAGCAAAAAAACGAAATCCAAGGTTCACGTGGTCCGCAGAGGTGAAAACCTTTCCGTGATCGCGGCGAAGTACAATGTGGCTGTTTCTGATATTAAAGAAAAGAACAACATCCGCAACCCGGCATCCTTGATGGTGGGCGCGCGCATTGTGATTCCGTCCGAAGTGAAGCAATAA
- a CDS encoding methyl-accepting chemotaxis protein produces the protein MKQLSLSQKMSLIVAILCAGIVGVAGVGLYNLNRVGDVVRNVTDVQFKSVVEALNLKDAFHGQMIYERNYVLFYDNQEKRANNSSQIKKLDTEIRAIVAGRMQIADQTERTSLEKFLATYSRWADNDLEIQKIMADAEGHKKALGLISSVGRDTRLEGDKALDEILLHHQAQLEQQKKQSAEAISSTFQILIWTGSAVILLGVLLAAMTLRKMSAAISSVLRNLGENAFQVNHTATQIATASQGLSQSATEQASSLEETVATIEELTAMVRINAENAASATDLAEGARRSAEDGEKKIQGLLEAMKVIDQDSKKIQEITSVVDDLAFQTNLLALNAAVEAARAGEQGKGFAVVAEAVRTLALKSSDAAKDISNLISSSVERIQAGFERANESVESLSEIVGSVKKVSSLNSEIASATSEQSNGITQIGKAMNQLDTVTQENAAASEQAAASSQELAGQATVLNKVVEELRVAIKGSA, from the coding sequence ATGAAACAACTGAGTTTAAGTCAGAAAATGAGTCTTATCGTGGCCATCCTGTGCGCCGGTATCGTGGGTGTTGCCGGAGTCGGACTGTACAATTTAAATCGTGTCGGGGACGTGGTCCGCAATGTTACCGATGTTCAGTTTAAGAGCGTTGTTGAAGCCCTGAATCTGAAAGATGCCTTCCATGGGCAGATGATTTATGAAAGAAACTATGTGCTTTTCTATGACAATCAGGAAAAGCGCGCTAACAATTCGTCCCAGATTAAAAAGCTCGACACTGAGATTCGTGCCATCGTGGCCGGCCGTATGCAGATCGCAGATCAGACAGAAAGAACCAGTCTGGAAAAGTTTCTGGCCACCTACAGTCGCTGGGCGGACAACGACCTGGAAATTCAAAAGATCATGGCTGATGCTGAAGGCCACAAGAAAGCTCTGGGGCTGATTTCCTCGGTGGGGCGGGACACACGCTTGGAGGGTGACAAGGCTTTGGATGAAATCCTGCTTCATCATCAGGCGCAGCTGGAACAGCAGAAAAAGCAGTCAGCTGAAGCTATTTCCAGCACCTTCCAGATTCTGATCTGGACCGGCAGTGCGGTGATATTGCTGGGAGTCCTGCTGGCGGCAATGACCTTGCGAAAGATGTCTGCGGCCATTAGCAGTGTTCTTCGCAACTTGGGTGAAAATGCCTTTCAGGTTAACCATACTGCGACACAGATTGCGACGGCTTCTCAGGGGCTTTCTCAAAGCGCCACAGAACAGGCATCTTCATTGGAGGAAACTGTGGCCACTATCGAAGAGCTGACGGCCATGGTGCGGATCAATGCTGAAAACGCGGCCTCGGCAACCGATCTGGCCGAAGGCGCCCGTCGAAGTGCGGAAGACGGCGAAAAGAAAATTCAAGGTTTGCTAGAGGCGATGAAAGTCATCGATCAGGATTCCAAAAAAATCCAGGAGATCACCAGTGTGGTTGATGATCTGGCTTTCCAGACCAATTTGCTGGCACTGAATGCTGCGGTTGAAGCCGCTCGCGCTGGTGAACAGGGCAAAGGGTTTGCGGTGGTCGCCGAAGCCGTGCGCACACTGGCGTTGAAAAGTAGCGACGCGGCCAAGGATATTTCGAATCTGATCAGTTCCAGCGTCGAGCGTATCCAGGCCGGTTTTGAAAGGGCGAACGAAAGTGTCGAGTCTTTGAGTGAAATCGTCGGCTCGGTAAAAAAGGTTTCAAGCTTGAATTCTGAAATCGCCAGTGCCACCAGTGAGCAGTCCAATGGTATCACCCAGATTGGCAAAGCCATGAATCAGCTCGACACGGTCACGCAGGAAAATGCCGCGGCTTCCGAACAAGCGGCGGCGTCTTCCCAGGAATTGGCGGGGCAGGCAACCGTGCTAAACAAAGTCGTGGAAGAGCTTCGTGTGGCCATCAAAGGCAGTGCTTAG